Proteins encoded within one genomic window of Brenneria nigrifluens DSM 30175 = ATCC 13028:
- a CDS encoding amino acid ABC transporter ATP-binding protein, producing the protein MPLITINQVQKYYGRNHVLKGVDLDIEMGEVISIIGRSGSGKSTLLRCINGLEGYQEGSIKLGGMTVTDRDSQAREISRSVGMVFQNFNLFPHMTALENVMLAPRRVLGKSAAECRALGEQVLNKVGLGERIDYYPASLSGGQQQRVAIARALAMNPKVLLCDEITSALDPELVGEVLKVLEQLAAEGMTLILVTHEMNFAREVGDRVVFMHQGKVWEQGDSKTLFANPQTAELKQFIASVRGLAEA; encoded by the coding sequence ATGCCGCTCATCACCATTAATCAGGTGCAGAAATATTACGGCCGCAACCATGTGCTGAAAGGCGTGGATCTGGATATTGAAATGGGCGAAGTCATTTCGATTATCGGGCGCAGCGGTTCCGGCAAAAGCACCCTGCTACGCTGTATCAACGGCCTGGAAGGGTATCAGGAAGGGAGCATTAAGCTGGGCGGCATGACGGTGACCGACCGCGACTCGCAGGCGCGCGAAATCAGCCGTTCCGTGGGGATGGTGTTCCAGAATTTTAACCTGTTTCCCCATATGACCGCGCTGGAGAACGTGATGCTGGCGCCGCGCCGGGTGCTGGGAAAAAGCGCCGCCGAATGCCGCGCGCTGGGGGAACAGGTGCTGAACAAGGTGGGGCTGGGGGAGCGCATCGACTATTACCCCGCCAGCCTGTCGGGCGGTCAGCAGCAGCGCGTGGCCATTGCGCGGGCGCTGGCGATGAACCCGAAAGTGTTGCTGTGCGATGAAATTACCTCGGCGCTGGATCCGGAACTGGTGGGCGAAGTGCTGAAAGTGCTGGAACAGCTTGCCGCCGAAGGCATGACGCTGATTCTGGTGACGCATGAGATGAACTTTGCCCGGGAAGTGGGCGATCGGGTGGTGTTTATGCATCAGGGCAAGGTGTGGGAGCAGGGCGACAGCAAAACGCTGTTCGCCAACCCGCAGACCGCGGAGCTGAAGCAGTTTATCGCCTCGGTGCGCGGGCTGGCGGAAGCGTAA
- a CDS encoding pyridoxal-phosphate-dependent aminotransferase family protein, whose amino-acid sequence MNNELFAQINPPHRLLMGPGPINADPRVLRAMASQLVGQYDPAMTDYMNQVMELYRRLFRSENRWTMLVDGTSRAGIEAILLSAIRPGDKVLVPVFGRFGHLLCEIARRCRAEVHTIEAPWGEVFTPDRIEDAIKTVRPRLLLTVQGDTSTTMLQPLEELGDICRRHGVLFYTDATASFGGNALETDRWGLDAVSAGLQKCLGGPSGSSPVTLSLQMEETIRRRKCVEQGIRTDAHRDGEDEMIYSNYFDLGMVMDYWGPERLNHHTEATSMLFAARECARIILEEGLDRCIARHALQGAALVAGIQAMGLGTFGDLDHRMNNVLGVVIPQGIHGEQVRKMLLEDFAIEIGTSFGPLQGKIWRIGTMGYNARKDCVMQTLSALEAVLNRLGFRSTQGAALQAAWDCYAADEESS is encoded by the coding sequence ATGAATAACGAGCTGTTTGCGCAGATCAATCCTCCCCATCGCCTGCTGATGGGGCCGGGACCAATCAATGCCGATCCGCGGGTGCTGCGGGCGATGGCCAGTCAACTTGTCGGTCAGTACGACCCGGCGATGACCGACTATATGAATCAGGTGATGGAACTGTACCGCCGGCTGTTTCGTAGCGAAAATCGCTGGACGATGCTGGTGGACGGCACGTCGCGGGCCGGGATAGAGGCGATTCTGCTGTCGGCCATTCGCCCCGGCGACAAAGTGCTGGTGCCGGTGTTCGGCCGCTTTGGCCATCTGCTGTGCGAAATCGCCCGCCGTTGCCGCGCCGAAGTGCATACCATCGAGGCGCCGTGGGGTGAGGTGTTCACCCCGGATCGCATCGAAGACGCCATCAAAACCGTGCGTCCCCGGTTGCTGCTGACGGTGCAGGGCGATACCTCGACCACCATGCTGCAACCGCTGGAAGAACTGGGCGATATTTGCCGCCGTCACGGCGTGCTGTTTTATACCGATGCCACCGCTTCTTTCGGCGGCAACGCGCTGGAAACCGATCGCTGGGGATTGGATGCGGTTTCCGCCGGGCTGCAAAAATGCCTGGGCGGACCGTCCGGCAGTTCTCCCGTCACCCTGAGCCTGCAGATGGAGGAGACGATCCGCCGGCGCAAATGCGTCGAGCAGGGGATCCGTACCGACGCCCATCGGGACGGCGAGGACGAAATGATCTACTCCAACTATTTTGATCTCGGCATGGTGATGGACTACTGGGGGCCGGAGCGTCTCAACCATCACACGGAAGCCACAAGCATGCTGTTCGCGGCCCGCGAATGCGCGCGGATCATTCTGGAAGAGGGGCTGGATCGCTGTATCGCCCGCCATGCGTTACAAGGGGCGGCGCTGGTGGCCGGTATTCAGGCGATGGGGCTCGGCACTTTCGGCGATCTCGACCACCGGATGAACAACGTGCTGGGGGTGGTGATCCCGCAGGGGATCCACGGCGAGCAGGTGCGTAAAATGCTGCTGGAGGATTTCGCCATTGAGATCGGCACTTCATTCGGGCCGCTGCAGGGAAAGATCTGGCGCATCGGCACCATGGGCTATAACGCCCGCAAAGACTGCGTGATGCAGACGCTGAGCGCGCTGGAAGCGGTGCTGAATCGGCTGGGGTTCCGCTCGACGCAGGGGGCGGCGTTGCAGGCCGCGTGGGATTGCTACGCCGCCGATGAGGAATCTTCATGA
- the hpxK gene encoding allantoate amidohydrolase, translating to MSYAPMSASAALAAAGQVMARCDALAEISETAGQLTRVYLSPQHLRANALVGEWMREAGMRVWQDSVGNICGRYEGRRPGAPALLLGSHLDTVRNAGRYDGMLGVLTAIETVRALHRRAIRLPVALEIVGFGDEEGTRFGITLLGSRGLTGTWPAEWLSRQDAQGITVEQALRNAGLDPQAIARAARPAGDITAYLELHIEQGPCLEQQDLALGVVTAINGARRLNCAFHGVAGHAGTVPMTQRQDALAAAAHWMVRAERLTRESDPYLVATFGTLQCLPGAANVIPGEVRLTLDIRGPDDTALDALLHKLLALGDEIGDARGCRFGAEEYYRIAATRCDAALQQRLSRAVTQVQGRAPLLPSGAGHDAIAIAERWPVAMLFVRCRGGISHHPDESVSTADVAQALRALEAVILGYRDEVPAAGIAG from the coding sequence ATGAGTTATGCCCCGATGTCGGCGTCCGCCGCGCTCGCCGCCGCCGGGCAGGTGATGGCCCGCTGCGACGCGCTGGCGGAAATCAGTGAAACCGCCGGGCAGCTCACCCGGGTATACCTGTCGCCGCAACACCTGCGTGCCAATGCGCTGGTGGGCGAATGGATGCGTGAAGCCGGGATGCGGGTCTGGCAGGACAGCGTCGGCAATATCTGCGGGCGCTATGAAGGCCGGCGGCCGGGCGCGCCGGCGTTGTTATTGGGTTCGCATCTGGATACGGTGCGCAATGCCGGACGCTATGACGGTATGCTGGGCGTATTGACGGCGATTGAGACGGTACGCGCTCTGCACCGGCGGGCCATTCGCCTGCCGGTCGCCCTGGAGATCGTCGGGTTCGGCGATGAAGAGGGCACCCGCTTCGGCATTACCCTGCTGGGCAGCCGCGGGCTGACCGGCACCTGGCCGGCGGAGTGGCTGAGCCGTCAGGACGCGCAGGGCATCACGGTGGAGCAGGCGTTGCGAAACGCCGGGCTGGATCCGCAGGCGATTGCCCGGGCGGCGCGTCCGGCCGGCGATATTACGGCCTACCTTGAGCTGCATATCGAGCAGGGCCCCTGCCTGGAACAGCAGGATCTGGCGCTGGGGGTGGTCACGGCCATCAACGGGGCGCGGCGGCTGAACTGCGCCTTTCACGGCGTGGCGGGACACGCCGGCACGGTGCCGATGACGCAGCGTCAGGATGCGCTGGCGGCGGCGGCGCACTGGATGGTGCGGGCGGAGCGCCTGACGCGGGAGAGCGACCCCTATCTGGTCGCCACCTTCGGCACCCTGCAGTGTTTGCCGGGGGCCGCCAACGTTATTCCCGGCGAGGTGCGCTTGACGCTGGATATCCGCGGTCCGGACGATACGGCGCTGGATGCATTGCTGCACAAGCTGCTGGCGCTGGGAGATGAGATTGGCGACGCGCGCGGCTGCCGGTTTGGCGCCGAAGAGTATTACCGAATTGCGGCCACCCGCTGCGATGCGGCTTTGCAGCAGCGGTTGAGCCGGGCGGTAACGCAGGTTCAGGGGCGCGCGCCGCTGTTGCCGAGCGGCGCGGGGCATGACGCGATAGCCATTGCCGAACGCTGGCCGGTCGCCATGCTGTTCGTTCGCTGCCGGGGGGGCATCAGCCATCATCCCGACGAGTCGGTAAGCACGGCGGACGTGGCGCAGGCGCTGAGAGCGCTGGAGGCGGTGATACTCGGCTATCGGGATGAGGTGCCCGCCGCCGGTATTGCCGGATGA
- a CDS encoding amidohydrolase, protein MSTLKITLLQQPLTWQDAEANLKHFDTLLAEITGRDVIVLPEMFTSGFSMEAAKSGVELSVVEKWLHQWAQRNNALVGGSIAVRTPKGAVNRFLLVSPHGDVYHYDKRHLFRMADEHHHYQAGAERTIIEWRGWRICPLICYDLRFPVWSRNRQDYDLLLYVANWPAPRAAHWQTLLAARAIENQAYVAGCNRVGTDGNGHSYRGDSLIVNAQGEILTSAPPNQAARLDAELSLETLQSYREAFPAWRDADRFSL, encoded by the coding sequence ATGTCGACTTTAAAAATCACCCTATTGCAACAACCCCTCACCTGGCAGGACGCCGAGGCCAACCTGAAGCACTTTGATACGCTGCTGGCGGAGATTACCGGTCGCGATGTGATCGTGCTGCCGGAGATGTTTACCAGCGGTTTTTCGATGGAGGCGGCGAAGAGCGGCGTGGAGCTGTCGGTGGTGGAAAAGTGGCTGCATCAGTGGGCGCAACGCAATAACGCGCTGGTCGGCGGCAGCATTGCGGTACGGACGCCCAAGGGCGCGGTAAACCGCTTCCTGCTGGTTTCGCCCCACGGCGACGTTTACCATTATGACAAACGCCACCTGTTTCGTATGGCCGATGAGCACCATCACTACCAGGCGGGCGCGGAGCGGACCATTATCGAGTGGCGCGGCTGGCGGATTTGCCCGCTGATTTGTTATGACCTGCGCTTCCCGGTGTGGTCGCGCAACCGGCAGGATTACGATCTGCTGCTGTATGTGGCCAACTGGCCGGCGCCGCGCGCGGCGCACTGGCAGACATTACTGGCGGCGCGGGCGATAGAGAATCAGGCGTACGTTGCCGGCTGTAACCGCGTGGGCACCGACGGCAACGGCCACAGCTATCGCGGCGACAGCCTGATCGTCAACGCGCAGGGGGAAATTCTGACTTCCGCGCCGCCGAATCAAGCCGCCCGGCTGGATGCGGAGCTGTCGCTGGAGACCCTGCAAAGCTACCGCGAAGCTTTCCCGGCATGGCGCGACGCCGACCGCTTTTCGCTGTAA
- a CDS encoding pyridoxal phosphate-dependent aminotransferase — protein MSAALIPESKLPSLGTTIFTQMSMLALQYKAINLSQGFPDFDGPDYLQQRLAYHVGQGANQYAPMTGVAPLRAVIAEKTAELYGWRPDADSEVTVTAGATEALFAAITALVRPGDEVVCFDPSYDSYAPAVELAGGVLKRLALQPPAFHVDWAEFSTLVSERTRLVILNTPHNPSGTVWRREDFQQLWQAIAAHEIYVLSDEVYEHICFAAEGHAGVLAHPSLRQRAIAVSSFGKTFHMTGWKVGYCVAPAALSAEVRKIHQYLTFSVNTPAQFAIADMLREHPEHWRTLPDFYRARRDRFVNALAQSRFELLPCEGTYFLLADYRAISDRDDVSFCRWLTEDIGVAAIPLSVFCAEPFRHTLIRLCFAKQEPTLDAAAERLCRL, from the coding sequence ATGAGCGCCGCCCTTATTCCCGAAAGTAAACTGCCCTCCCTCGGCACCACCATTTTTACCCAGATGAGCATGCTGGCTTTGCAGTATAAGGCCATCAATCTATCGCAGGGCTTCCCGGACTTCGATGGTCCCGACTATTTGCAGCAGCGCCTGGCGTACCACGTCGGTCAGGGCGCCAATCAGTATGCGCCGATGACCGGCGTCGCCCCGCTGCGCGCCGTCATCGCCGAGAAAACCGCCGAGCTTTACGGCTGGCGGCCGGACGCCGATAGCGAAGTCACCGTCACCGCCGGCGCCACCGAAGCGCTGTTTGCCGCCATCACCGCCCTGGTTCGCCCCGGCGATGAAGTCGTCTGTTTCGATCCCAGCTACGACAGCTACGCCCCGGCGGTGGAGCTGGCCGGCGGCGTACTGAAACGCCTGGCGTTGCAGCCCCCGGCCTTTCACGTCGACTGGGCCGAGTTCTCCACGCTGGTCAGCGAACGCACCCGCCTGGTGATCCTCAACACGCCGCACAACCCTTCCGGCACCGTATGGCGGCGGGAGGATTTTCAGCAGCTGTGGCAGGCCATCGCCGCGCACGAAATCTACGTGCTGAGCGACGAAGTGTATGAGCATATCTGCTTCGCCGCAGAGGGACACGCCGGCGTGCTGGCCCATCCGTCGCTGCGTCAGCGGGCCATCGCCGTTTCCTCATTCGGCAAAACCTTTCATATGACCGGCTGGAAAGTCGGTTACTGTGTGGCCCCCGCCGCGCTGAGCGCCGAAGTACGCAAAATCCATCAGTATCTGACCTTCTCCGTCAATACGCCGGCCCAGTTCGCCATTGCGGATATGCTGCGCGAGCACCCCGAACACTGGCGCACCCTGCCCGACTTTTACCGCGCCCGCCGCGATCGTTTCGTCAATGCGCTGGCGCAGAGCCGGTTTGAGCTGTTGCCCTGCGAAGGCACCTACTTCCTGCTGGCGGATTACCGCGCCATTTCCGATCGGGATGACGTCAGCTTCTGCCGCTGGCTGACCGAAGACATAGGCGTGGCGGCGATCCCGCTGTCGGTATTCTGCGCCGAGCCGTTCCGGCACACGCTGATTCGGCTATGCTTTGCGAAACAGGAACCCACTCTGGATGCGGCGGCGGAGCGCTTATGTCGACTTTAA
- a CDS encoding methylthioribulose 1-phosphate dehydratase, whose product MTENLQRAALLAACHWIGQKGWCPATGGNMSVRLDERQCLITESGKDKGSLQAEDFLLVDIATNHVPSGRTPSAETGLHTLLYRTYPQTGAVLHTHSVNATVLSRAIAGAELVLHGYEMQKSLAGQKSHLDAVAIPIFDNDQDIAALARKVAAHAEQTPLRYGFLVRGHGLYCWGDGVQEARRHLEGLEFLFQCELQRLLLEAK is encoded by the coding sequence ATGACAGAAAACCTGCAACGTGCGGCGCTGCTTGCCGCCTGTCACTGGATAGGGCAGAAGGGCTGGTGTCCGGCGACCGGCGGCAATATGTCGGTACGCCTGGATGAGCGGCAGTGCCTGATTACCGAATCGGGCAAGGATAAAGGCAGCTTACAGGCGGAGGATTTCCTGCTGGTGGACATCGCCACCAACCATGTGCCCAGCGGGCGCACGCCTTCCGCGGAAACCGGGCTGCATACCCTGCTGTACCGCACTTACCCGCAGACGGGGGCGGTGCTGCATACCCACTCGGTCAATGCGACCGTGCTCTCCAGGGCGATCGCCGGCGCGGAGCTGGTGCTGCACGGCTATGAAATGCAGAAGTCGCTGGCGGGACAGAAAAGCCATCTGGATGCCGTGGCGATCCCCATCTTCGATAACGATCAGGATATTGCGGCGCTGGCGCGGAAAGTGGCGGCCCACGCGGAGCAAACGCCGCTACGCTACGGCTTTCTGGTGCGCGGCCACGGCCTTTATTGCTGGGGCGACGGCGTGCAAGAGGCGCGACGCCATCTTGAAGGGCTGGAGTTCTTGTTTCAGTGCGAACTACAGCGTCTGCTGCTGGAGGCCAAATGA
- the mtnC gene encoding acireductone synthase encodes MIKAIVTDIEGTTSDIRFVHDRLFPYARERLAATVRRQGDDEEIAHALTLLRQELDAPEADDDALISALHRFMDQDRKSTALKLLQGIIWRSGYHNGDFRGHIYPEVAQQLADWQRRGIRLYVYSSGSVEAQQLLFGYSEAGDLRPLFSDYFDTRVGAKREAASYRAIAQSIGLPAGELLFLSDIRQELDAAQQAGWHTCQLIRGDADDLSRHRQVARFDQIDLEEYSQ; translated from the coding sequence GTGATTAAGGCGATAGTGACGGACATTGAAGGCACCACCAGCGATATCCGTTTTGTCCACGACCGGCTGTTTCCCTATGCCCGCGAGCGGCTGGCGGCAACGGTGCGCCGGCAGGGCGACGATGAGGAGATTGCGCATGCGTTGACGCTGCTGCGCCAGGAGCTGGACGCGCCGGAGGCGGACGACGACGCGTTGATTTCGGCGTTGCACCGCTTTATGGACCAGGACCGCAAATCAACGGCGCTCAAACTGTTGCAGGGCATTATCTGGCGCAGCGGTTATCACAACGGCGATTTTCGCGGTCATATTTACCCAGAGGTGGCGCAGCAGCTGGCTGACTGGCAGCGCCGGGGCATCCGGCTGTATGTCTATTCATCGGGATCGGTGGAGGCGCAGCAACTGCTGTTTGGCTACAGCGAGGCGGGCGATCTGCGCCCGCTGTTCAGCGACTATTTTGATACCCGCGTCGGCGCCAAGCGAGAAGCGGCGTCCTACCGCGCCATCGCCCAATCCATCGGTTTGCCCGCCGGAGAACTGTTGTTCCTGTCGGATATCCGCCAGGAGCTGGATGCCGCGCAGCAGGCCGGGTGGCACACCTGTCAGCTGATCCGCGGTGATGCTGATGATTTGAGCCGTCACCGCCAGGTGGCACGTTTTGACCAGATCGATTTAGAGGAGTATTCCCAATGA
- a CDS encoding 1,2-dihydroxy-3-keto-5-methylthiopentene dioxygenase: MSALTIFSDSDASQPIWQSQDAQAIRQQLDDIDVRFERWQATQPLSANPSSEEVLAAYKHDIDRLVAEKGYQSVDVISIRADNPQRAELRAKFLSEHTHNEDEVRFFVEGAGLFCLHLQGKIFQILCEKNDLLSVPAGTAHWFDMGPEPHFTAIRLFDNPEGWIAHFTGDKIADAYPKLAE; the protein is encoded by the coding sequence ATGAGCGCACTGACCATCTTTAGCGATAGCGACGCCAGCCAACCGATTTGGCAAAGCCAGGACGCGCAGGCCATCCGTCAGCAGTTGGACGATATCGACGTGCGGTTTGAACGCTGGCAGGCGACGCAGCCGTTAAGCGCCAATCCCTCCTCCGAGGAGGTGCTGGCGGCTTATAAGCACGACATCGACCGGCTGGTGGCGGAAAAAGGCTACCAGTCGGTCGACGTCATCAGCATTCGCGCGGACAATCCGCAGCGCGCGGAGCTGCGCGCCAAGTTTCTCTCCGAGCATACGCATAACGAGGATGAGGTGCGTTTCTTCGTTGAGGGCGCCGGCTTGTTCTGCCTGCATCTGCAAGGAAAGATTTTCCAGATCCTGTGCGAGAAAAACGATCTGCTCTCCGTTCCCGCCGGCACCGCGCACTGGTTTGATATGGGGCCGGAGCCGCATTTCACCGCCATCCGCCTGTTCGACAACCCGGAAGGCTGGATCGCGCATTTCACCGGCGACAAGATTGCCGATGCGTATCCGAAGCTGGCGGAATAA
- a CDS encoding DsbC family protein, which translates to MKSKFMITTIFLLTLLCGQSFASNEDKVKELVTTRMGNSTIIDSVRKTDYLDLYEVKIGKNIIYTDHDVNYYITGHIINAKTLFDYTNEKLIEANKAEVNNLPLELAVKITKGDGSRKLFIFEDPNCGYCKLLREKIKNIDNLTTYTFLYNILNESSWKLSRDILCAKNPGIAFEEWMINKKQPATASENCKDPNKIVYELGKRMNITGTPTIFFLDGTSQQGVMEADAFEKKWANIK; encoded by the coding sequence ATGAAAAGTAAATTCATGATAACCACGATATTTCTACTTACTTTGCTTTGTGGGCAATCTTTTGCTAGTAACGAGGATAAAGTTAAGGAGCTAGTCACTACACGAATGGGAAATAGTACCATTATAGACTCAGTTCGAAAAACTGACTATCTAGATCTGTATGAAGTAAAAATTGGGAAAAATATTATTTATACCGATCATGATGTTAATTATTATATCACTGGTCATATTATTAATGCAAAAACACTCTTTGATTACACGAATGAAAAGCTGATAGAAGCCAATAAAGCTGAAGTTAATAATCTCCCATTGGAATTAGCAGTAAAAATCACAAAAGGTGATGGTTCAAGAAAACTATTTATTTTTGAAGATCCTAACTGTGGATACTGCAAGTTATTGAGAGAAAAAATAAAAAATATTGACAATCTAACAACATATACATTCTTATATAACATACTCAATGAGAGTTCATGGAAACTCTCAAGAGATATTTTATGCGCAAAGAATCCTGGCATCGCTTTTGAGGAGTGGATGATAAATAAAAAACAACCAGCAACAGCCTCGGAAAACTGTAAAGACCCCAATAAAATCGTTTATGAACTTGGAAAAAGAATGAATATAACTGGGACACCCACTATTTTCTTTCTCGACGGAACGAGTCAACAAGGAGTCATGGAGGCTGATGCATTTGAAAAAAAATGGGCAAATATTAAATAA
- a CDS encoding MacB family efflux pump subunit, with product MLILHNVSKKYGGHNEDIFVLKNINMTITRGEFVAILGPSGSGKSTLLNIIGCLDKPSTGDYEIDGIKTNNLSSTSLSLLRLKHFGFIFQKYNLIPYFNAINNTALPAFYAKIKPQTKTFRALRLLTLLGMKHHLYHTPAQLSGGQQQRVSIARALMNGGSVILADEPTGALDQKNGEEVLKLLKKMNDKGHTIIIVTHSRQVSHYANRIVEITDGQLVNDNAVKNIRKQYSNRKYTKTSKKELKQHKTPFNYYFEVLKTSFKIMNSHKLRTLISMLGIIIGIASVVLVIAINEGGRQKIIKDISSFGTNTIDIFPGSLINKKMIPAKLGAIHIEMLSAQDYVYQLSPSIDISSKIKYQDKMVDTVINGVNEYYKDIIGLKVIDGQFINSESIHRQSQEIVISDKIHQHFFPDGSSPIGEEIIVGNVPCHIIGVVKQAENSTSLTSWMPYTSVATRMAGLPYFTSIKVKVNDDMSMALAEKNIFSLMMNYHMTDNFQLLNIDKFKQLAEKVNITVSNQILRVAIISLIVGSIGIMNIMLVSVSERRKEIGIRMAVGAKKTDILQQFIIESILICFLGGIIGVISAIAIGVGMRNWMSTAVVFDYFSFGISIACSLIIGVLSGLFPAYRAATLNPIESLTIEQ from the coding sequence TTGCTAATCTTACATAATGTATCAAAAAAATATGGTGGTCATAATGAAGATATATTTGTTTTAAAAAACATTAACATGACGATCACTCGAGGTGAGTTTGTTGCTATTTTAGGTCCTTCAGGTTCAGGTAAGTCAACATTACTCAACATTATTGGATGTTTAGATAAGCCCTCGACGGGGGATTATGAGATAGACGGCATAAAAACAAATAACCTCTCTTCAACATCGTTATCCTTATTGAGATTAAAACACTTTGGTTTTATCTTTCAAAAATATAATCTTATCCCCTACTTTAATGCTATCAACAATACCGCTTTACCAGCATTTTATGCTAAAATAAAACCGCAGACAAAAACATTCAGAGCACTACGACTACTTACTTTATTAGGTATGAAGCATCATCTTTATCATACTCCGGCACAGCTCTCCGGTGGACAACAACAGCGGGTGAGTATTGCCCGAGCACTAATGAATGGAGGAAGCGTGATACTGGCCGATGAGCCTACGGGTGCGTTGGATCAGAAGAATGGAGAAGAAGTATTAAAGCTACTGAAAAAAATGAATGACAAAGGCCATACAATCATTATTGTCACGCATAGCAGGCAAGTTTCACACTATGCTAATCGTATTGTCGAAATTACTGATGGTCAACTCGTCAATGATAACGCAGTAAAAAATATTAGAAAGCAATACAGCAATAGAAAATATACTAAAACATCAAAAAAAGAATTAAAACAACACAAAACACCATTTAATTATTATTTTGAAGTATTAAAAACCTCCTTCAAGATAATGAATTCGCACAAGCTGAGAACGTTGATTTCTATGCTGGGTATCATCATAGGCATTGCATCCGTTGTATTAGTCATAGCTATCAACGAAGGGGGAAGGCAGAAAATAATTAAAGATATTTCTTCATTTGGTACGAATACGATTGATATTTTTCCTGGATCCCTTATCAATAAAAAAATGATACCGGCCAAGCTGGGAGCTATACATATAGAGATGTTATCCGCTCAAGACTATGTGTATCAATTATCCCCCTCAATCGATATAAGCTCGAAAATAAAATACCAAGATAAGATGGTCGATACGGTTATCAATGGTGTTAATGAATATTATAAAGACATTATTGGATTAAAAGTCATTGATGGCCAATTTATCAATTCGGAATCTATTCACCGTCAATCACAGGAAATTGTTATAAGTGATAAAATACATCAACATTTTTTCCCTGATGGTTCCTCACCAATCGGAGAGGAAATTATTGTTGGAAACGTACCCTGTCACATTATAGGCGTTGTCAAGCAAGCAGAAAATAGTACCTCGCTTACATCATGGATGCCTTATACATCGGTAGCAACGCGCATGGCGGGATTACCTTATTTCACAAGTATTAAGGTAAAGGTAAATGATGATATGTCAATGGCGCTTGCTGAGAAAAATATATTCTCACTAATGATGAATTATCACATGACTGATAATTTTCAGTTACTTAATATTGACAAATTTAAACAACTGGCTGAAAAAGTAAATATAACCGTTAGCAATCAGATTTTACGCGTAGCTATTATATCATTAATCGTAGGTAGCATCGGCATCATGAATATTATGCTCGTTTCAGTATCAGAGAGACGTAAGGAAATTGGTATACGCATGGCTGTCGGTGCAAAAAAAACAGATATATTGCAGCAGTTTATTATTGAATCCATATTAATTTGTTTTCTCGGTGGTATTATTGGCGTAATAAGCGCAATCGCCATAGGAGTAGGTATGAGAAACTGGATGAGTACGGCAGTTGTTTTTGATTATTTTTCATTTGGCATCTCCATTGCCTGCTCTCTTATTATTGGTGTTTTATCTGGGCTATTTCCTGCCTATCGTGCCGCAACACTTAATCCCATAGAGTCATTAACAATAGAACAGTAA